ccaaacaataataataataataataatattaataataataataatgtgtgccacctgcttgcctgcctgccattccccCTTCCCTTGCCTTTTAACTTTAGACCCTGTTCAGAGCAACTTCTCTAATACCATAACGTTCCAGTATAATGGGAACTAAAGCGTCCTCCTTCAACACTGGAGTATAAGAATAGAAACTAAAGCTTCCTCCGTCAACACTGGACATGCTGAAGTAACTTTTCTACTACATAATTGTGTCAttaaacataccgtattttttggactataaggcgcacctaaaacctaACAttatctcaaaagccgacagtgcgccttatagtccggtgcgccttatatatggaccaaattcataaatttaaactggcccgaagcattgtgtcatgaaatcaatcataagtggcccactgaagactatgaatcatggatCAGAAAGaccatggatcattattttttgATTATAAAGTAACTTGCTGcgcctgaagttgaaataaaaaagataaaatggagaatgatttgatttggattaaaaatctgacatgatgcattaatggtgcgcctaatataaggacaaagttttaaaatgggccattcaatgaaggtgcgccttatagtccggtgcgccttatagtccggaaaatacgatagtGACCGTACACTTCACTGCTCTGCCATCTCGGCAGGCTTTTAAAGTTTCTGTTAATAGCAAAGGTGATATTTTTCCACAAGCACGACTTGAGAAGTCAAGTGCTACTCAAGAAGCGCAAGCATGTTAAGTAACCTGAAGATTCGTATAATCTGCTTGCAATTGTCTAAAGGGAAAAGAAGTTTGGGAGTAGCAAAAGAAAGTTTCAGAGATgactctttttgttttctatggTCACTGCAACTGCTATGGACGTCATCAGGGTACATCTCCGAGGACAAAAGCTCGTGTCGTTGATGAAATGCCCGCTTTGCTCTTTATCTGCCTTTCCACAATCAATCCACTTGAGACTCGGTCTTTTCTCCGGGGTTATCTCCAAAGAAAGATGCCCCCTCGAATTCCCCACTGGAATACAACACAAGTTAGGCTTCATTTACTTTCAGAAAAATGTCTCTtcaattcagtgtgtgtgtgtgtgtaaatgtaaATGATGGCTAGCAGCATGAGTGTAAATCTCTTGGAGGTCAGGGGACTCCACCCATATCATTTATAAGGCAACAACAGTCACCCCACCCAACCACTTGATCTTTGCATGCAAGGCAGTATGGAGAGAGGACAGACCCGTTCTGCAGTGCCCTCCTATTTTGCGTGGTCCATCTGCAACACTTTATGTTGCTGTCTGCCAATTGGCATTGCAGCAATTTACTTCTCCTCCAAGGTAGGCCTTATTTTGCGCTCAGCTCTTCCTGCATACCCAAAATAATATATTGCCCAAGTTGTTTCAAATGCGAATCCAAATAACCCTGAATGGAGGTCTTGTTTTATTTAAGGTAAACGACGCCAATGCTACGGGGAACTCTGTAGCAGCTGCTGATGCGTCAAGGACCGCCAAGATCCTCAATATAGCGGCGCTGGTGTGCGGATTAATTTTGAGCGCCATATTGATCACTGCGTATGTGCTTGGACTAGACGTATTAGGTGTGTAGTTCATGTACttgccaaaataaacaaatcaaatcaaaatgtatgtatgAGTTCAAGTTTGTCCATACttgaataacaaataaaatcaGTCCAAACTATGAAATGTGATTCTCAGGTTTTATAAACAATCTTATTACCAAACAAAGATTATAACTGAATATTTACTGAATGTTTTCATACAAACAGGTCACATAAAAAATATGATGTCACAATATTTCAACTGAGCAGGAATAAAAGTGATTTTTAGTTATGCTTTAGTTGTCTTTTGTTTCATGAGAAAtcgcagaaaaataaaatacttttgcagaaaaaaaaacttttgtgatAAATAACCTAAAGACACTttatcaataaataaattaagagaaaacaccaatatcaccttACACACAAATGTCCAACTAGCCGTTTCTACCCAGTGTCATGAGAAATTGTGTTTGTACTACTTTGCAAAAGTATTAGCCCCCTTGCACTTCTTGACTTTTTCGTCACAGTTAGGCTTCAAACACCGCACAATCTTCCTGAGCAACTTGTGCGCTTATTTAAATCTCCAAGCGAGGTGGTGACCTCACAACTTCCATCATATTTTTCCTTCTCATCACTTTTCTTTGATGATCGATTGAGAGAATTCACATGACAGCGTGCTTCCCCGTCTCAAAGGACACTTTGGGCCTTCCTCTTTCGCCGAGGTTCTTTGTCTTAAAACCCCTTCGAGTTTTGACACCAAAAACGTTTCTCCGTGTTTCCTTCCAAATTCCTCGACGGCCTATTCCCCAAAGACAAGTTGGTTACTCTTCGCTTGGATCACATGACGCAAACACCGTGCAACTTCATTGTCTCTGTACTCACACTGCTTGGCTGTTCTAGAGAAGCAGACTGTTCCCCACAGCTGTGAAGAATGACAGACTTTGAACGTCCCTGGGGAGATTCACTATCACAAAATGACCAATGGGCTTCGTGTGCGGAGACATCTAAGCCCACTTTGGCCTGAAATAGTTGCCCGAGAGATTCCTGGAGTACCTACAGTGGCACGACAACAACTTGGCTCAGTAAAAGAGCAGCATGACCATATCTGTAAATGGTGATATAACTTGATCATTTATTAGGTGTTGTCTTGGTTTCATGATGTCAAAATGTGAACAGCATAAGGGAGAGGCCAGGTTGAATATCAATTCAAACATCTGCAGTGAATTACGCAGTTCAGTGTTTTACACAGAAAAGAACCATAGTCTGGTTTTGactggttttattttatttagcttTGATTTATGTTAGTTGGTATCTAGAAAGactctttttcattttatttgacttgAAAAGGAGTAGACAATTTATGTGAAGTGAATCCATCAAAAGattcctctttttttaaattaaaataattacagAAAGTCAAAAAAGTTGTCCATTTTActctatatatttatttcattatttgctgttaaaaataattataattagaataaatacggaaAGTCAAAAAcgttgtctattttattttttatatatttattgtattatttttatattttgctgTTAAAAATACACTTCAAATGAAGTGGCAAAACCGGATGACTGCTGAATGTAACTATTAAACTAACTTGACTTAGTTACTTTTAAAATAAAGTAGTCAGTAAAGgaactattttcatttttaaattaagtCATCCATACAGGAACTAAATAACTGTGGCAGCTGCAACAAAAGTCTAAAGACACACTCAAAAGTGACCAGGAATGGAAAAGCTGAATTCATTTTCAggatgtttgcttgtttgtaccTTCCGGAAAAGTCTCTTGAAGGCAGGGGCGGAATCGTTACTCATGTCTTTAATTGCCACATGGGACAAACAGTGCAGCAACAGCAAGGAAAAGCCCCCAACTGAATGAAGTCTCTGGCGGCGGACAAAGAGTGTCTCATCTGCTTCCTGTCAACATGGGGACATGAAGTGTACAGTGAGAACCTTCATCTTATCAATGAATGGCCACTTTAGTTTCAGCCCTCAAATGGCAACActaagaggggggaaaaattaTTTAAAGGTCAGAGATTTTTCACAAAAGTTGCCATTGTGAAAAAGCTTTTTTGAGTTGATAGATTTTCACAATAATAAACCATAACAACTTTGAAATAGTGAAagattatttctttttaaattttttgttttttgctcagcAAACCAATTTTTCCGATTGACAAACAACTAACATTTTCTGTGGCTTATTGATGTGACGAGTTTCTGTCGTGCTGTCGGCTTTCTTTTCTACCCTCAATTGGAGCAATAGAGAAGACTTTAAGCATATCGAAACATTGACAACAGGATGATCGGTCGAGTTTGTGGTAAAACTCGACACCAGTAAAAGTGTGGTTTGTGAACCAAGTCGACAACAGGAAGATTTGTGGTGAACGATTCATGTAAAAAGATTTTTCCTTTCACCTATGCAGCAAGACTTTGAGTTGATGTACAAAAAAATCATAtgcaattaaatttaaaaaaatcacgtATTTTAGAttcaacataccgtattttccgcactataaggagcaccggattataaggcgcaccttcaatgaatggcccattttaaacctttgtccatatataagataaatacatttggccggcgggccggactttggacacacctgctgtagtggctcaatattgatccctatataaggtgcacctgattttaaggcgcactgtcggcttttgagaaaattggaggtttttaggtgcgccttatagtgcggaaaatacggtaaacacATTACCCGATAAAAGAAGGAATTCCTGAAGGTGTTATTACGGTAGTTGTTACTAGGAAGCCTTGCAGCTATTTGGAGAGAAACAGTTGGAGTCTGTAGAGAGAAATGAAAAAACATTATACGGACTcctcataaataaatacaggcaCAATGTATTGTGAAATAATAATCATGAGAAAGAGTGAAATGTTACAAACAAGTTTTCGTGCATGCAAGGTGTGCATGAGAAACAGTCCATGTTGGTACACGAGGAATTCTTTGGGGTTGAGGCTGGATGGCTCCAACGGGATTAAGTCTCCCTCACATTCCCACTGACATTCCAGTTCATCCAAAAATCCCTCGCCGCTTTTGTCTGAGCAAAACAGAGACCGATTATACACAGAGAAATGTGTAGTCATTAGGGGAGAATGATATGACAAGGCCTCGATGGAGTCTCAAGTGGGCTTATGAAATAAGGAAACACTATAttcgtaaaataaaaaaaaaagaaatgcttatGGTACATTTTGACCACCATTGACTGAGTTTTAGAAAACAATCTATGACAAAACACATAAAACTGCAAATATGATTGTTTAGAGCACCCCCATGGTTCTCAAGCCATGGGCTATTCCATCTTCTTACGGCACATGTGGAGACTTGATTCAGGATGAGGGTAGGAAAAGAAATGTTGGTGTGTTGTGAGTATAAAGCGATGTTATCCTAGTGGAGTCAAGAGGAGATGGGAAGAGTAAAgcaattttctttttatcaAATTTATGGTGACGCAAAATGTGAGTAACACTGCTGTAAGTGTCAGTACAGACAATAAAGAGAGAGATCAGTAAGAGGAAGATTCTCAAGGATTTCAtcacaattgattttttttttcctcaaattaacacataatataataaaaacaaaaaaacaacaacaatgaaatATGATGTAACTTCTCCTCCCACCTTTTAACCCTTGCTCCACTCCTTTCAAAAGCTGAAATAGAGGTGAAAGTTGCAGCAACTTTGTCCACTCCTCCTCTGAGAATGAAAGCAAAAGCCTAATAATGTGGCACAAATCCAGAATTTTAAGTATTACAACTGGATTACCTGGAATTGTTGGGACAGTGATGTCACTTGGTGGAACACATGCTGTcaagaaatgtcattttttttatttcttttttagcaTTGGTGGAAAAGCAAAATGAATTGCTGGCCAACGTGTCAGTTGCTCTTTGATTAAACTAGGAAGCAGCTGGGATATTGTATTCTATCTTTAGTATGCCATTTAACCTCTGCCACAACCCCCCACTCCACCCGTTTTAACCAACCAGTGTTTACATCTGCGATACTTAGCAACAAATACATTAGGATTGATTACGGAATGTGGTAATCAAAATCACCGTTAAAAATTAGTCTACTCCCAATGACTCACAAAGTCATTATGCATCAGGttatattttttccaaattgttTATTACCTCCATCTGGCTGCTGGTTAGTGCCAAAAGCGTTTTGGCGACtgaggttagggttagagttgACTTGCTGTTTATCAACCGCAAATTGCTGGTTCATTCTGTCCAGCAGAGGTAAAATCTTCCTTTGGAGCAAACTCATGACGTTCCCGGTCGGTCTGGGTCGACACAAGCGAATCAGACCGTATTCTTTGTACCAGAATTTTCCACGCAGGACTTCCTGAACAAAGGAATTTTTATAAAATGGAAGCTTTACTTGAAGTATTTTCATGTGTGCCAACCTGAGCCGTGTCAGCACGCAGCTTGGAAAGGTGGCGAACAAATTGCAGCTTAATGAGAGCAACATCTAAATCGTATAATCTGGAAGAACATTGCTCCCACATTTCTCCCAGCGTCGGCTCTCTGTCCTGCGGTTACAAATTGAACACACTGGAAATTAGAAATTATTTTCCCGCTCCAAAAATAAATGTTCCGACCGTGAGGCGGGCACTCGCGGTCtgttcttctcctctttgtgtgTTCCATTTGTCTTGATCTTGTTGCAGCTGCTCCATGCGTAAGTCCATCATGTCAAGGCCTGACATCAACTCAGTGTACCAAACACAATGCTGATCCCACTCCTCTTCATCCACTAAGCGCACAGAAACAAAAATGGAGGTAAATATTCATGTCAATTAAacgtttctttttatttgttttttttcctcatagcATCTTACCCAGGCTGAGGACATTCAAAACATGTGGAGGAAGGATCAGAGACAAGGTGCCACGTTGGGCTACTCTTCTTTGGGCTTCAGCCTGGGCTAAGTCGTGCATTTCCACAGCTGCTTCCCTTAGCGGCCTGCCTGACCACAGGACCTGCAAGGTAGGGCAaggtgaaataaataaatatttaattaactgaaatgaatttaaataaataaaaaaaaaatcttaattgttttaataataaataaatacatgttttttaataaaattataaaaataaaaataaataaataaaaattaaattcataaataaattgaaataaGTCACACCTCATTAACCTCATGATGGCTGCCAACGTCCATCAGTCTCAGAAAACACCGGAACACGGCTGAGTCCACATCAGCAAGGATGTCCTCCTCCCGTCGCCTCTGCTGCTGCCAATAAGTGTTCCGCGCACACACTTCTCTCTCCAGAGCCTCCACCTGGCCTCAAAATCAACAACGATTACCAGAAAGGCCCGATTTCATGCAAGTCAAGAAATCACTTCCCTGatcagaccccccccccaccccaccacaaaaaaaaaccaacctgCAAGCTGTCGTTTTGATCCGCCACAGTCAACCAATAGGAGGCTGTGATGGGTACGACGGTGTCTGTGAGCACATCCCGCCTGGCTCCAACCACAGGAGCCAACACAGCAGTTACAGGATCAACTGCTTGAGAGCCATAACGGATTGCCACCAGACCTGCAGAATAGATGCAAGCCTATTTGCTCTAGAAATATATCAAATCCAGCACTTTTTTTCATACCATTGCCATCAGGGTCCTCCATGGTCCCTGCCAGCCCTGTCGTGCATCCCGTGATGAGATCGGACTGGCACCCCAACACGGGTACGCTGAGACCTGTTCCCATTGGATCAGGGTAGTCCATACCCAGCAAGGCAGGGACTGATGTGTTTGAACCTGGCAGAGTCATGTCTCCTGAAGGGCATAAATGTTGTGTAAGACTTGCACCAGTGACTATCATGTCTAGTCATGTTCTCACCCAGAGCGCCTCCATCCTGCTGCAGGCCCTCAGTAGTGTCCAGCAGGATCTCCAACCTGGTCTGAAGCTGCAGCTGACAATGCTGACTCCTCCTCCAGTTCAGATGGAGCTCCTCTGCCATACGATCAATACGATCTTGCCAGTGACACCCTCGCTCGGCTCCATGATGAAGCTGCAAAGCTGGTTCTGACTCCCACTCTTCACACAGGAGCCTCAGGAGCTCTACTGTTTTGAACATAACCGCCAGAACCTATAATCAAAGTTTTTGctttacatatgttttttttatttatttctttagtcTTGTTTGCTAATGAAAATCACCTTGCTGTCTAAAAGAGTCTGGTATCCTCCTGCATGAGCTACCAGCTGCCCGGCTCGGATGCTTGCACCTCCCACTCGTGTCATTCTCCCACTCAGAGGCTCCATAAAGGGTTCACCCAGGAGGACTCTACCTACTGGCAGCACAACACCTTACAAGTACACAAAGTTTTAATGAACTTATGTGGTACTTTGACATCggtgttttatttgtttcacggctttccccattgaaattaatttaaatctaaaaactaatccaaataaatagtaaaatacaaaataaattacataaattaattaaattaatgaaTAGCATTGTGTAAACACATAATGAAAGACAATACCCGTCACCGGATCGAGACTGATGCCAACAGTCAGCACAACGTTTCCCGTCCGAGGATCCATCATTGGAGAACCGATCTGGACAGGTTGCGGCAAACGTGTGATGGGGCATATATGTGTCTTCCCCAGTGGGTAGACCAGACTAGTTTGTGGCTGGATGGTAACGGCCAGAATAGGTACTGGGACTCCCGTGTCTGCGTCTGCCATGGGGGCACCCAGCTGCAGTTTTTGACCTGGTCGAAGGCCTCTGAGACAGATGTTGGGCAGAGGTTGGTTTGAGTGGCAGGAGGTCGGGTATGGAATGAAAGGTATAGGAGGACTTTCCCATTTCTTGTTGTCTCCTTGTAGGGATAAAAGGTGAGACGAGAGTTAGAGCAGTGATTGGTATTTACAATGTCTGTTATTTGTACAATGTCACTGCTTAATCTAGCTATACtttataatattttttatataatgtaccgtattttccgcactataaggcacacctaaaaaactcaaattttctcaaaagccgacagtgcgccttataatccggtgtgccttatatatggcccaatattgagccactacagcaggcgtgtccaaaagtccggcccgcgggccaaatgtatatat
This genomic window from Syngnathus typhle isolate RoL2023-S1 ecotype Sweden linkage group LG6, RoL_Styp_1.0, whole genome shotgun sequence contains:
- the LOC133156175 gene encoding uncharacterized protein LOC133156175, which produces MEPLSGRMTRVGGASIRAGQLVAHAGGYQTLLDSKVLAVMFKTVELLRLLCEEWESEPALQLHHGAERGCHWQDRIDRMAEELHLNWRRSQHCQLQLQTRLEILLDTTEGLQQDGGALGDMTLPGSNTSVPALLGMDYPDPMGTGLSVPVLGCQSDLITGCTTGLAGTMEDPDGNGLVAIRYGSQAVDPVTAVLAPVVGARRDVLTDTVVPITASYWLTVADQNDSLQVEALEREVCARNTYWQQQRRREEDILADVDSAVFRCFLRLMDVGSHHEVNEVLWSGRPLREAAVEMHDLAQAEAQRRVAQRGTLSLILPPHVLNVLSLVDEEEWDQHCVWYTELMSGLDMMDLRMEQLQQDQDKWNTQRGEEQTASARLTDREPTLGEMWEQCSSRLYDLDVALIKLQFVRHLSKLRADTAQEVLRGKFWYKEYGLIRLCRPRPTGNVMSLLQRKILPLLDRMNQQFAVDKQQVNSNPNLSRQNAFGTNQQPDGACVPPSDITVPTIPEEEWTKLLQLSPLFQLLKGVEQGLKDKSGEGFLDELECQWECEGDLIPLEPSSLNPKEFLVYQHGLFLMHTLHARKLTPTVSLQIAARLPSNNYRNNTFRNSFFYREADETLFVRRQRLHSVGGFSLLLLHCLSHVAIKDMSNDSAPAFKRLFRKVLQESLGQLFQAKVGLDVSAHEAHWSFCDSESPQGRSKSVILHSCGEQSASLEQPSSAVEEFGRKHGETFLVSKLEGVLRQRTSAKEEGPKCPLRRGSTLSCEFSQSIIKEK